One Pseudomonas sp. FP1742 genomic window carries:
- a CDS encoding proline--tRNA ligase — MRTSQFLLATQKETPSDAVVISHQLMLRAGMIRKLASGLYTWLPMGLRVMRKVEAIVREEMNAAGSLEVLMPSTQPAELWQESGRWEEYGPELLRFKDRHGRDFCAGPTHEEVITDLMRNELSSYKQLPINLYQIQTKFRDEIRPRFGLMRGREFIMKDAYSFHADQASLQVTYDRMHQAYCNVFTRLGLKFRPVEADNGSIGGAGSHEFHVLAESGEDDIVFSNGSDYAANIEKAEAVPRETTRAAPTEELRLVDTPNAKTIAQLVEGFNLPIEKTIKTLVVHAEEKGKLIALIIRGDHELNEIKAANQPGVASPLVMASEAELRDAIGAGAGSLGPLNLPLPIIIDRSVELMSDFGIGANIDDKHYFGVNWERDLPVPTVADLRNVVSGDPSPDGKGTLEIKRGIEVGHIFQLGNKYSKAMKCEVLGENGKPVTLEMGCYGIGVSRVVAAAIEQNNDENGIIWSDALAPFQVALVPLRYETEQVREATDKLYAELTAAGFDVLLDDRDKKTSPGIKFADMELIGIPHRIVVSDRGLADGNLEYKSRTEAEAQALPVADVLSFLQARIRR, encoded by the coding sequence ATGCGCACCAGTCAATTTTTGCTCGCCACACAGAAAGAAACGCCTTCCGATGCGGTCGTCATCAGCCATCAGCTGATGCTGCGCGCCGGCATGATCCGCAAACTCGCCTCGGGCCTGTACACCTGGCTGCCGATGGGCTTGCGAGTAATGCGCAAGGTCGAAGCCATCGTGCGTGAAGAAATGAACGCCGCCGGCTCTCTGGAAGTGTTGATGCCGAGCACGCAACCGGCTGAGCTGTGGCAGGAATCCGGTCGCTGGGAAGAATACGGCCCTGAATTGCTGCGCTTCAAGGATCGCCACGGGCGAGATTTCTGCGCCGGCCCGACTCACGAAGAAGTCATCACCGACCTGATGCGTAACGAGTTGAGCAGCTATAAGCAGCTGCCGATCAACCTGTATCAGATCCAGACCAAATTCCGTGATGAAATCCGCCCACGCTTCGGTTTGATGCGCGGCCGCGAATTCATCATGAAGGACGCCTACTCGTTCCACGCCGACCAGGCATCGCTGCAGGTCACCTACGACCGCATGCACCAGGCGTACTGCAACGTGTTCACCCGCCTGGGCCTGAAATTCCGTCCGGTTGAAGCCGATAACGGCTCCATCGGTGGTGCCGGTTCCCACGAGTTCCACGTGCTGGCCGAGTCCGGCGAAGACGACATCGTCTTCAGCAACGGTTCCGACTACGCCGCGAACATCGAGAAAGCCGAAGCCGTACCACGGGAAACCACTCGTGCCGCGCCGACTGAAGAGCTGCGCCTGGTCGACACGCCGAACGCCAAGACCATCGCGCAACTGGTGGAAGGCTTCAACCTGCCGATCGAAAAAACCATCAAGACCCTGGTGGTGCACGCTGAAGAAAAAGGCAAGCTGATTGCCCTGATCATCCGTGGCGACCACGAGCTGAACGAAATCAAGGCCGCCAACCAGCCTGGCGTTGCCAGCCCGCTGGTCATGGCTTCCGAAGCCGAACTGCGCGACGCCATTGGCGCCGGCGCCGGCTCCCTCGGCCCGCTGAACCTGCCGCTGCCGATCATCATCGACCGTTCCGTCGAGTTGATGAGCGACTTCGGCATTGGTGCCAACATCGACGACAAGCACTACTTCGGCGTGAACTGGGAGCGTGATCTGCCGGTTCCGACCGTCGCCGACCTGCGCAACGTTGTCTCCGGCGACCCAAGCCCTGACGGCAAAGGCACCCTGGAAATCAAACGCGGCATCGAAGTCGGGCACATCTTCCAGCTGGGCAACAAGTACAGCAAAGCGATGAAGTGCGAAGTGCTGGGCGAGAACGGCAAACCGGTGACCCTGGAAATGGGCTGCTACGGCATTGGCGTATCCCGCGTGGTGGCCGCCGCCATCGAACAGAACAATGACGAGAACGGGATCATCTGGAGCGACGCTCTGGCCCCGTTCCAGGTTGCTCTGGTACCGCTGCGCTATGAAACCGAGCAGGTTCGCGAAGCCACCGACAAGCTCTACGCAGAGCTGACTGCCGCCGGCTTCGACGTATTGCTGGACGACCGCGACAAGAAAACCAGCCCGGGCATCAAGTTCGCGGACATGGAGCTGATCGGCATTCCACACCGGATCGTGGTCAGTGACCGCGGCCTCGCCGACGGCAATCTGGAATACAAGAGCCGCACCGAGGCCGAGGCGCAAGCGCTGCCGGTCGCTGATGTGCTGTCTTTCCTCCAGGCCCGTATCCGCCGCTGA